The Cloeon dipterum chromosome X, ieCloDipt1.1, whole genome shotgun sequence genome includes a window with the following:
- the LOC135946400 gene encoding cullin-3-B-like, which produces MAAHHAPFEHSRMMSEIELQKVWLDLKKAIEEIQQRCTSKHMSYVDLYRYSYELVINQKGNQLYTNLKCVVSKHLTEIVRKRILEHQGSMLHIVIKEWAEHQVIMSMIRDILLYLDCVFVPEHYLGDIFDVGVVIFKEKIIDHPDINENFVRCVLEMVANDRAGSVVDKTAIKNALQMLVNLGINSLQCYEQNFEQQFLIDSFEFYRSVYSEYISKGDIMEYIETAQKLIQDEKKRAEMYMIKNTQEKVSNLVEGELIQSHMTEIIEGKSRA; this is translated from the exons ATGGCGGCGCACCACGCCCCCTTTGAGCA ttcaagAATGATGTCTGAAATCGAGTTGCAGAAGGTGTGGCTGGACCTGAAGAAGGCGATCGAGGAGATCCAGCAGCGGTGCACCTCGAAGCACATGAGCTACGTGGACCTCTACCGCTACTCGTACGAACTGGTCATCAACCAGAAGGGCAACCAGCTGTACACCAACCTGAAATGCGTCGTGTCCAAGCACCTGACTGAAATT GTCAGGAAAAGGATTCTGGAGCACCAGGGCAGCATGCTGCACATCGTGATCAAAGAATGGGCAGAGCACCAGGTCATCATGAGCATGATCAGGGATATTTTGCTCTACCTCGACTGTGTCTTCGTCCCGGAGCATTATCTTGGAGACATTTTTGATGTTGGTGTCGTCATTTTTAAGGAGAAG ATCATTGACCACCCTGACATCAACGAAAATTTTGTCAGATGCGTTCTTGAAATGGTTGCCAATGACCGTGCGGGAAGTGTGGTCGACAAGACGGCAATCAAAAACGCCTTGCAAATGCTGGTCAACCTCGGCATCAACTCATTGCAGTGCTACGAGCAGAATTTCGAGCAGCAGTTTCTCATAGATTCGTTTGAATTCTACAGG TCGGTCTACTCGGAGTACATCTCCAAGGGTGACATCATGGAGTACATAGAAACGGCGCAGAAACTGATTCAGGATGAGAAGAAAAGGGCAGAAATGTACATGATCAAAAACACCCAGGAAAAAGTTAGCAACCTAGTCGAAGGAGAGCTCATCCAGTCGCACATGACCGAAATTATCGAG GGCAAATCAAGAGCCTGA
- the LOC135946565 gene encoding cullin-3-B-like, which translates to MARRLLPRLLSISFGQNLVELFDKYKQLALAVEDKNLELKFVGEFKSFLRQKSSISEYLSLYIASFMKMERGEKEVSEEDLEAKMDGAMHIFRCLSELDTFEAYYRRYLTHRLIENKSIGYDYERNMVSRFKEMCGWQSTNHIEQMFKDIQLSKDCNDEFKKQQNEEANTSQKSKIDLNVTALWDIKWDVCRVPENLNIPIDALNAFESFQLFYLSKHMKKKMRLHCSYGTAELKATFFDSEQQPIRTRLLTVPTLCMIVLLLFNDRLALTFDEIQVSTNISEGSLKTLLQRLVFGRMKILRKFPEGEEILPDSLFTVNEDFKTRHHRARIQFLDMHKETEAEKRVIHQDIEKQRGYELSAAIVRVMKARQSMKHNCLVAEVIDMVKSRFTPDPAKIKKEIESLIDKDYIGRENGQMDSYRYIS; encoded by the exons ATGGCAAGACGACTACTGCCACGGTTGCTGTCAATATCGTTCGGGCAA AACCTCGTGGAGCTCTTTGACAAATACAAACAACTTGCCCTTGCTGTGGAAGACAAGAATTTAGAATTGAAATTCGTGGGCGAGTTCAAAAGTTTTCTGCGGCAGAAATCGAGCATATCTGAATATCTTTCCCTCTACATCGCCAGCTTCATGAAGATGgaaagaggagaaaaagag GTGTCCGAAGAAGATCTCGAGGCCAAAATGGACGGTGCAATGCACATTTTCAGGTGCCTCAGCGAGTTGGACACGTTTGAAGCGTACTACAGGCGCTACCTGACGCACCGACTCATAGAGAACAAGTCCATCGGCTACGACTACGAGCGCAACATGGTCAGCAGGTTCAAGGAAATGTGCGGCTGGCAGTCGACCAACCACATTGAGCAAATGTTCAAAGACATCCAACTCTCCAAGGACTGCAACGACGAattcaaaaagcagcaaaacgaAGAGGCCAACACCTCGCAG AAATCCAAGATTGATCTGAACGTGACGGCGCTGTGGGACATCAAATGGGATGTGTGCAGAGTGCCAGAGAACCTGAACATCCCAATTGACGCCCTCAACGCCTTCGAGAGCTTCCAATT GTTCTACCTGAGCAAGCACATGAAGAAGAAGATGCGACTGCACTGCAGCTACGGCACGGCCGAATTGAAAGCGACCTTTTTCGACTCGGAGCAACAGCCAATTCGGACGCGGCTGCTCACCGTTCCCACCCTCTGCATGATCGTGCTGCTCCTTTTCAACGACAGGCTGGCCCTGACCTTTGAC GAAATCCAAGTAAGCACAAACATCTCGGAGGGATCGCTGAAAACGCTGCTGCAACGCCTCGTCTTTGGgcggatgaaaattttgaggaaattccCCGAAGGAGAGGAGATTTTGCCCGACAGCCTGTTCACCGTCAACGAAGACTTCAAAACCAGGCACCACAGGGCCAGGATTCAATTTCTGGACATGCACAAGGAGACTGAGGCGGAAAAGAGGGTGATTCATCAGGACATCGAGAAGCAGAGGGGCTACGAGTTGTCTGCCGCCATCGTGCGCGTGATGAAGGCGCGCCAGAGCATGAAGCACAACTGCCTTGTGGCCGAGGTGATCGACATGGTGAAGAGCAGGTTCACGCCGGACCCTGCCAAAATCAAGAAGGAAATTGAGAGTTTGATTGATAAAGACTACATCGGCAGGGAGAACGGACAGAT ggaCTCCTACCGCTACATTTCCTAA
- the LOC135946564 gene encoding probable chitinase 10, giving the protein MRAPAYSSIFTLTAVKQQRLTTNMRGFRLALFLLVTCARSALLQTTSAPTGCETVTCPPALEPGQWIFLPNPEDCGSFCRCTGGPPIYYECPSGLHFNPFLQVCDWPEAAGCIQGEQPTNLKIRPSKPPVICTDVTCPENSNAGLAIHLPNPGNCSSFCKCDWGVPIYFDCPAGLHFNPVLEVCDWPEAAGCNKGDDDNNNSTEGPITTPAIPTTSQPSTVTPPAIPTTTKPTISTNKPPQSPVICTDVTCPENSNAGLAIHLPNPGNCSSFCKCDWGVPIYFDCPAGLHFNPVLEVCDWPANAGCNQEIGDNDDDFTTEAPTTTEQLTTTETISTTAKPSTTAKPSTTPRPAISSTRPPQSPQLCPNVVCPENSNAGEAILLPNPEDCGSYCVCDWGRPILMPCFPGLLFNPATSTCDWPSNVVCNAGPGGPGSDPNEDNCKDVVCPAGDCGGINFPNPGKCGSFCRCTNGTGVFKPCPPGLEFNPALGICDYSSTCENDTGAESTTPSVVTPPPNARPICTNVVCPETNGIYALHLPNPGRCDSFCKCDWGTGYLFDCPDGLHFNAEKQVCDWPRDAGCVATNAEVLYQSIQIKIIIIYSSTA; this is encoded by the exons ATGCGAGCACCCGCCTACAGCAGCATATTCACACTTACAGCAGTGAAACAACAAAGGCTCACAACCAACATGAGAG GGTTTCGACTAGCATTATTTCTACTCGTGACCTGTGCCAGGTCCGCCCTGCTGCAAACCACCTCTGCTCCTACAGGATGTGAAACCGTGACTTGTCCTCCAGCACTGGAGCCCGGTCAGTGGATATTCCTGCCCAACCCTGAGGACTGCGGCAGCTTCTGCAGGTGTACAGGAGGACCTCCCATCTACTACGAATGTCCCAGTGGCCTCCATTTCAATCCATTTCTGCAGGTTTGCGACTGGCCCGAAGCCGCCGGTTGCATTCAAGGAGAGCAACCAACCAACTTAAAAATCAGGCCATCTAAACCTCCAGTCATTTGCACCGACGTCACTTGCCCTGAGAATAGCAACGCTGGTCTGGCGATACACCTGCCCAACCCTGGCAACTGCAGCAGCTTCTGCAAATGTGACTGGGGAGTTCCCATTTACTTCGACTGTCCTGCTGGCCTTCACTTCAATCCGGTTCTGGAGGTTTGCGACTGGCCTGAAGCCGCCGGTTGCAATAAAGgagatgatgataataataactcTACAGAGGGACCAATCACTACACCAGCCATTCCTACCACCTCTCAACCTTCAACAGTGACTCCACCAGCCATTCCAACAACGACTAAACCAACCATTTCAACAAACAAACCACCTCAATCTCCAGTTATTTGCACCGACGTCACTTGCCCTGAGAATAGCAACGCTGGTCTGGCGATACACCTGCCCAACCCTGGCAACTGCAGCAGCTTCTGCAAATGTGACTGGGGAGTTCCCATTTACTTCGACTGTCCTGCTGGCCTTCACTTCAATCCAGTTCTGGAGGTTTGCGACTGGCCAGCAAATGCCGGTTGCAATCAAGAAATAGGTGATAATGATGATGACTTTACTACAGAAGCACCAACGACTACAGAACAACTAACGACTACTGAAACCATTTCAACAACGGCCAAACCTTCAACAACGGCCAAACCTTCAACAACGCCCCGACCAGCCATCTCATCAACCAGGCCACCTCAGTCTCCACAACTTTGCCCCAACGTCGTTTGCCCTGAGAACAGCAACGCTGGTGAAGCCATCCTCCTTCCAAATCCAGAGGATTGCGGCAGCTACTGCGTCTGCGATTGGGGACGTCCGATTCTAATGCCGTGCTTCCCTGGCTTGCTCTTCAACCCCGCGACGTCGACCTGTGACTGGCCTAGCAACGTCGTCTGCAACGCAGGACCCGGAGGACCAGGCTCCGACCCAAATGAGGATAACTGCAAAGATGTCGTCTGCCCTGCTGGCGATTGTGGAGGAATAAATTTCCCGAACCCTGGCAAATGTGGCAGCTTCTGCAGGTGCACCAACGGAACCGGAGTCTTCAAACCATGCCCTCCTGGACTTGAGTTCAACCCTGCTTTAGGAATTTGCGACTATAGTAGTACTTGCGAGAATGACACAGGAGCAGAATCAACCACCCCTTCGGTAGTTACCCCTCCTCCGAATGCACGCCCGATCTGCACCAACGTCGTCTGTCCGGAAACCAACGGAATATACGCTCTTCACCTGCCCAACCCTGGTCGCTGCGACAGCTTCTGCAAGTGCGACTGGGGCACTGGCTACCTCTTTGACTGCCCCGACGGCCTCCACTTCAATGCCGAAAAGCAGGTTTGCGACTGGCCCCGGGACGCTGGATGCGTAGCGACAAATGCCGAAGTTTTGTACCAAagcatacaaataaaaattataataatttattcatcaacTGCATAA